The Glycine soja cultivar W05 chromosome 3, ASM419377v2, whole genome shotgun sequence genome window below encodes:
- the LOC114407002 gene encoding short-chain dehydrogenase TIC 32, chloroplastic-like — MVGVISLVTGMAGPSGFGSASTAEQVTEGVDASNLTAIITGGASGIGLETARVLALRKVHVIIAVRNMVSAKEAKQQILEENESARVDIMKLDLCSVNSIRSFVDNFIALDLPLNILINNAGVMFCPFKLSEDGIEMQFATNHIGHFHLSNLLLDKMKQTAKATGIEGRIINLSSIAHNYTYRKGIRFNKINERKGYGNKKAYGQSKLANILHTNELSRRLQEEGVNITANSVHPGVIMTPLMRHSSYLMHFLKVFTFYIWKNVPQGAATTCYVALHPSVKGVTGKYFVDCNQCKPSSHAKNKQLAKKLWDFSNDLIKSISKA, encoded by the exons ATGGTGGGTGTTATTTCGTTGGTAACAGGAATGGCTGGTCCAAGTGGGTTTGGATCAGCTTCAACTGCAGAACAGGTTACTGAAGGAGTTGATGCCAGCAACCTCACTGCAATTATCACAG GAGGAGCAAGTGGTATAGGATTGGAGACAGCACGAGTGTTGGCTCTTCGAAAGGTCCATGTCATCATTGCAGTACGAAACATGGTGTCTGCAAAAGAGGCTAAACAACAAATACTAGAGGAGAATGAGTCTGCACGAGTGGACATAATGAAGCTCGACCTTTGCTCAGTGAATTCTATTAGATCATTTGTGGACAACTTCATAGCTCTTGATCTTCCTCTCAacattttaat AAACAATGCTGGAGTGATGTTCTGCCCATTCAAGCTCTCAGAGGATGGCATTGAGATGCAATTTGCAACAAACCATATTG GTCATTTCCACTTATCAAACCTACTTCTTgacaaaatgaaacaaactgCAAAAGCCACTGGAATAGAGGGCAGGATCATAAATCTGTCATCAATTGCCCATAACTACACTTACAGAAAGGGGATTAGATTTAATAAGATCAATGAACGGAAAGG TTACGGTAACAAGAAGGCGTATGGACAGTCCAAGTTAGCAAACATATTACATACAAATGAGCTTTCTCGTCGCCTGCAG GAAGAGGGTGTGAACATTACAGCAAACTCAGTCCACCCAGGAGTGATAATGACTCCTCTTATGAGACACTCTTCTTACCTTATGC ACTTCCTCAAGGTCTTTACCTTTTACATATGGAAGAACGTCCCCCAG ggAGCAGCCACGACATGTTATGTTGCTCTCCACCCAAGCGTGAAAGGTGTAACTGGGAAGTACTTTGTGGATTGCAATCAATGCAAACCAAGTTCACATGCCAAAAACAAACAGCTTGCAAAGAAACTCTGGGATTTCAGTAACGATTTGATCAAATCAATCTCAAAAGCTTGA
- the LOC114407003 gene encoding uncharacterized protein LOC114407003: MSFFWFSNMVRMHLSWPVLTYAATWITLLTLMVAAASMSPQVAFVSAITPSSKFSQKCSSGGSIRMPLDVPGDILCFPAHMFVRSKVDLIVPPVFAAVIVAASACVVRAVGLWEHDQTPSDAN, from the coding sequence ATGTCTTTTTTCTGGTTCTCAAACATGGTCCGTATGCACCTCTCATGGCCTGTACTAACCTATGCCGCCACGTGGATAACGCTGCTAACGTTGATGGTGGCAGCGGCGTCTATGTCGCCGCAGGTGGCGTTTGTCTCCGCCATAACGCCTTCCTCTAAATTCTCTCAGAAGTGCAGCAGTGGTGGGTCCATTAGAATGCCCTTGGATGTTCCAGGTGACATCCTGTGTTTCCCTGCTCATATGTTCGTGAGGTCCAAGGTTGATCTAATCGTTCCACCCGTCTTTGCAGCGGTGATTGTAGCGGCTTCTGCTTGCGTGGTTCGTGCTGTGGGCTTGTGGGAGCATGATCAAACTCCTTCAGATGCAAATTAA